AAGGAAATTATATATTTTAAGGTGTACTAATTCTAATAGTAGCAAATAAACAAATACCAACTAGTGTTAATACCACTATCCCTCCTGAAATGGTTACAAAGAACTTTTTATTCCACTTATTTTTAAAACAATCTATAAGTGATACATTATAAGTTTTTAATGTTTTAAACAAAAGTAATCCAAGCAATATTAAATATAACTGATTTTTAAGTATTAATTGTGCAATAATCAACACCGACAGATTGACTACTGCATATGCAATGTCTCCTTTTTGTATCCTTTTATTCATAAATATGAGTAGATATCCTATAAATGGATTTATCATAGCTATTAGTAGTACGACTATATTCCCAGGATTTTGCTGAATTATCTGCTGAAAAGATGCTCCTGTTTTAATTGCTCCCATATATGAGTAAAATAGATATATAAACGGAGTTATAGCAAATAACAGTATTGCAGTATTATAATATTTATCTAAAGATTTTATTTGTTTCATATTTGTCATTTTTACCCCTACCTTTTAAATTAACACTCCTACTAATGAAAAATTTATAGCAGTTTTTCAAAATCTTCTCGAACATTTGGGACCTTTAATCCAATTATAACCTGAAAGGATTTACCATTTACTGAGCACCCATGAGTTCCAATAGATTTAAAGTAAGGATCGTCCCTACAAACGTTTTCATCTTTTACGTTAACTCTAAGACGTGTTGCACAGTTTGTTACATCTACAATATTGTCCTTGCCACCAAGTCCCTCTAAAATATCCATTACAAGCTGAGTTTTCTTATCAACCTGTTCATTACCAGTAGTATTATTTCTCTCTCTGTATTCTGCCTTTGATCTGAATTTTACTTCTTCTGCATCATCTTCCCTTCCCGGAGTTTTAAAATCGAATTTTAAAATCAGTGTTCTAAAAACTAAAAACCAAATTCCTGTAAAACTGATTCCAATAACAAATTGTAATAGATATTGAGGCCAATGAGTTCCCATTAGTGGAATCCAGTTTAAAGATGCCATTTCAATAGTTCCACCAGAAAATACTCCAACAATTCCAAAAAGATACATAACTGTTGAAATAGTTGCGGCTAGTACTGCATGCACTGCAAATAACATAGGTGAAACAAAGAGGAATGTAAATTCAATTGGTTCTGTTACTCCTGCAACAATAGCTGTCAATGTAATAGGTATCAATAATGCCATTACTTGTTTTTTCTTTGCCTTTTTTGCTGTTGCATAAATCGCCAGTGCAATACCTGGACATCCAAATATTTTTGAATATCCTGTAGCTGTAAAGGCAGCAGATGGCATTAGAGATCTAAGGGAATCCGTTGATGCTGCTACAGTTGGCAGATTCTTTGCCCAGTAGGAATATATACCTCCTGGTACTACAACGTTATCATAGAAAAATGGAGAATATAATAAATGATGTAGTCCAAATGGAATTAAAATACGT
This genomic window from Clostridium pasteurianum DSM 525 = ATCC 6013 contains:
- a CDS encoding alpha-glucoside-specific PTS transporter subunit IIBC, whose amino-acid sequence is MMQKIQKFGGAMFTPVLLFSFAGIIIGLGTLFTTEVIMGSLAAPTSLWYKCWNVVLQGGWTVFSQLPLLFVVGLPIGMAKKQNARCCMEALVLYLTFHYFLSTILSQWGGVFGVNFAAEVGGSSGLTMIANIKTLDMGMMGALLISGVVIYLHNRFFDTELPDWLGTFSGSTFVFMIGFFVMIPLAFIAALIWPQIQVGMLAFQGFVKGAGAIGVWVFVFLERILIPFGLHHLLYSPFFYDNVVVPGGIYSYWAKNLPTVAASTDSLRSLMPSAAFTATGYSKIFGCPGIALAIYATAKKAKKKQVMALLIPITLTAIVAGVTEPIEFTFLFVSPMLFAVHAVLAATISTVMYLFGIVGVFSGGTIEMASLNWIPLMGTHWPQYLLQFVIGISFTGIWFLVFRTLILKFDFKTPGREDDAEEVKFRSKAEYRERNNTTGNEQVDKKTQLVMDILEGLGGKDNIVDVTNCATRLRVNVKDENVCRDDPYFKSIGTHGCSVNGKSFQVIIGLKVPNVREDFEKLL